ACTGGCGCACCTTTGCCTTCGGCTGCGGTGCTGTTCGCGTTCGGAACGGCCGTGCGGCTCATCGTTCGCTCCCGCCTCAGGCAGTGGTCATCGACGGCCGTGCCTCCGCGGCGGCCTCCGACGCGCCGTGCCCGGCCATGAACTCGGCCGCCACGAAGCCGAAGGTCATCGCCGGCCCGAGGGTGATGCCGCCTCCGGGATAGCCGCCGCCCATGACGCTCGCGTTGTCGTTGCCGGCCGCGAACAGCCCGGGCACCGGCCGGCCCTCGCCGTCGAGCACGCGTGCGAATCGGTCGGTCCTGATGCCGGCGAAAGTGCCCAGGTCGCCCATGACGACCTTGACCGCATAGAACGGGCCGTCCTTCACCGGCGCGACGCAGGGGTTGGGCCGATGGGTCTTGTCGCCGAGGAAGCGGTTGTAGACACGCCAGCCGCGGCGGAACTGGAGGTCCTTGCCTTCCTCCGCGCCGAGGTTGTAGTCGGTCACCGTCTTCTGCAGCGCCGCGCCATCGATGCCGGCCAGGGCGGCGAGCTCGCCGAGCGTCTTTCCGCGCAGCAGGTAGCCCGAGCGAAGGTGGCCCCCGAGCGGCAGCGGGAACGGCTTGGCGAAGCCGAGTCCGTAGCGGCGGATGGTGCGGTGATCGGCGATCAGCCATGCGGCGACCTCGATCCCGTCGGCGCAGTGCTTCTGCATCGCCATGCCCATGTCGTGGTACGAGTCGGACTCGTTGGTGAAGCGCCGCCCCTCGCGGTTGACGGCGATGATGCCGGGCTTGTAGCGGTCGATCAGGTGCGGGAAGACACCGGCTTCGCCATTGGCGCGCCGCACCTTCGACACCGGAATCCATGCTGCCGCGTTCGGCAGCTTCGCGCTGACCTGGCCGCCCACCGACTCGGCCAGGCGCAGGCCGTCGCCGGTATTGCCGGGCGGTGCGGGCGACAGGTGCTCGCGGCCGGTCGGCGCATGCGGAAACAGCTTCTTCCTGCGCTCGACATCCTGCGGGAAACCGCCCGCCGCCAGCACCACGCCGCGCCGCGCGCCGACGCGCACGCTGCTGCCGTCGGCCTTGCCCACGACGACGCCACTGATGCGTCCGCCATCGCGCACGAGCGCCCGGGCTGGCGACTCGAGCCACATCGGGATGCCGAGATCGAAGGCCGACTTGGCCAGCCGCGCCGTCAGCGCATTGCCATTGGTCAGCCGCATCGCGCGGCCGTGGAAGATCATCTCTATCGCATGCGTCATGAGCCGCTTCGCGACGTAGGCCGCCGACTTGAACGACCGCGTGGCGTTGAAGAAGTGCCCGACCTCGGCGCTCGAGTTGAACATCATGCCCACGAAGGTGATCTCCTTGAGCGGAGGCCGCAGCGATCGGATGTGTTCGCCGAGCTCGCGCCCATCGAGCGGCGCGGCCATGATCGAGCGCCCGGCCATGCGCCCGCCGGGACTCTCGGCGTGATAGTCAGGGTACTCGGGCAGCGCGATCAGCTTCACCTCGGTCTGGCGCACGAAGAAATCGACCATGCGCGGCCCGTTGGCGAGGAAGGCCTCCACGCGCTCGCTGTCGTAGAAATCGCCGCATTCGTACTTCAGGTAGGTCCGTGCGTCGTCCATCGAATCGGGCTCGGGCTTGAAGGTGGAGATCGGATTGTTCGGGATCCACAGCACGCCGCCGGAGCGCGCGGTCGTGCCGCCGTACAGCGGTTCCTTCTCGAGCAGCAGCACCTCGAGTCCCATCTTGCGTGCGGCCACGGCGGCCGCCATGCCGCCGGCCCCGGTGCCGATCACCACCACGTCGACCGTCTGGTCGAAGCCGTCGCCGGCCGTCTTCATCGGACTACCCTGCCCTCGACCAGCATGGTGCTCACCCGCGCATTGAGCTCGCGTCCGTCGTCCTTGAGCGGCAGGCGCGCATCGGATGCGTAGCTCGTGTTCATCGCCGCCTCATCGGCGAAGCAAACCTCTGCGATGCCGTCGATCGGCAGGCTTTCGTGGTCGACCGGCCGCCCGGCGGCGTCGTAGCGCGCCGTCACGAGGTTCTGCACGTAGCCGTCGAGCAGCGGCAGATGCCTGACCAGGCTGGCATGGCGGCCGAACCACGCCTCGCGGAAATCCTCCCGCGTGGCGGCCTTGCGCGTCAGCAGCAGCCAGCGGCGGAACCCGCCGTCCACGGCGCCATTGCGCAACGGCACGGGCACGTTCGGCTCGCTGTCCAGTGCGAAGAGCACTCGGGCGACACCCTGCATGTCCTTCATCAGCGCCGCCCATGCGGGCGATTCGACAGCCCGCCGGGCGGCTGCGGCATCGGCGAAATGCAGATCCACGGACACATCGATGTCATCCGCCTGCGCCACCGCGCCGCCGTAAGGCCTGTCGTTCTCGATGTAGTCCGTCGGCACATGGCGCACAACGCGGTTCACCTGCGCCTGCTGCAGGCCGGGCAACTCGCGCAACGCCTGTGCGGCCATCCGCTCGAGTGCATCCGCGGCGGCGGAAGCCGGTTGCGAGGCAGCCAGGCAAAGCGTCTTGATGAGCATCATGGTCCTTCGTCTTGGATCTAGCGCCGGCCCGCGGCTCAGGCAAACATTGCCGGCTGCACATTCATCAGCGCCGTGCGCATGAAGCCGCCGTCGATGATGATGTCCTGCCCGTTCATGTAGGAAGCGGCGTCGCTCACGAGAAAGGCCACCGCGTCCGCGATGTCGTCGGGCCGGCCGATGCGGCGCGCCGGCACCACCTTGATCCGGCCCTGGTGCAGCTTCTCGTTCCGATAGAAATCCTCGGTCATCGGCGTGCGGATCATGCCCGGGCTGACCGAGTTGGCGCGAATGCCGCGCGGCCCCCACTCCACGGCCATCTGGTGGGTAAGGCCGAGCACGCCGGCCTTGCTCGGGCCGTAGGGGCCGATGTCGTTCGGGACGCGCGCGCCGATCGAGGCGAGATTGACGATCGCGCCCGAGCCCTGCGCGAGCATCATGCGCGCGAGGTGCTTGGCGCACAGGAAGGAGCCGCGCAGGTTCACGCTCATCACCCGGTCCCACACCTCGGCGGGCAGTTCCTCCAGCGGAATGACGGGCGCCATGATGCCGGCGTTGTTCACCAGGATGTCGCAGCGGCCGAATGCGGCCTTGACCGCATCCGCCATGGCTTCGATCGCCGCCTCGTCGGTGATGTCGCAGGCCAGCGAGAGCGCGGCGAGCGGATTCCCGGGCGCCTCCAGGTCGACGGCCGCCACGCGCGCGCCCATCGCCGCGAGCCGCGCGACCATCGCGCCGCCAAGCCCGCCGCCTGCGCCCGTGATCACCGCGACGCGCCCCCGGAGGGCATCCGCACCGAAAGTCGTCTGCGGCTGGCTCATCGTTCGTACTCCATGGCGGTGGGAAAGTGGCGGTCGAAGAATCGTCGCGCCGCCTCGGCGGCATGGCGTGCACGCGCGGCAGGCGACAGCCCGGCGTGCGCGACCACCGGCGTCTCCAGCTCGAGCTCCGCGTCGGCCGGCAGCGCATTCACCACGGACGCCAGGTCGAGCCCGCCGTCTCCCAGGACCATGCGCCCCGACATCGCCTCGTCGAACAGCGTGCTGCCGGCAGCCAGTTGCGCGGGCGCATCGCTGAGCTGCGTGAGGTAGATGGTCGCGGGGTCCAGCGCGGCGACATCTGCGGCCGTGGCGCCGGAGCGTGCGAGGTGCAGCGTGTCGATCAGGAGCCCGGCATTGGCCGCGCCGCTGGCCGCGATGACCGCCTGCGCCTGCCCAATGGTCTTCAGTTCGCTCATCGGCATGAACTCGAGCGCGATCCGGATGCCCGCATCGGCAGCGGCGGCCGCGTAGTCGCGCAGCAGCGATGCGACGCGCGCGTGATCCGCCTCGAAGCAGCCCTGCAGGATCATCGGCGCGCCCACGGCCCTGGCCGCCTCGACGTTCGCCATCAGGTGCGCGGGGCGCACCTGCGGCGAGAGGTAGTAGCCGCTGATGCTCGAGATGCGAACGCCCTTCTCGGCAGCGGCCGCGCGGATCCTCGCGAATGCCGAAGGGTCGGCATCGACCGACGGCCAGGCATCGCCGGGATAGCGCCCGCTCACGCGCGGCCCGGCCGCGCCGTAGCCGGCCTGTGCGGCGGCGTCGATGGTGTCCAGCGGCGCTGCCTTCGCGCCCAGCGTCAGGAAGCCCAGCGTCAGGTTGGCCGTCTTGCGGTGCCGTGCATTCATTGGGGGATCACCTTGTGCTCCTGCAGTTCGCGCAGACGCTGCACGAACACGCGGTCGGTCTCGATGCATGCATGAAATCCGGCGCGGCGGATCTTGCCGGTCTCGAGCACGACGTCGTGCGACATCCGCAGCATGTAGTCGACCCAGGCCCAGTTGACGATCGTCGCGATGTCGATGCTGCGCAGGCCCTGCCGCTGCGCGATTCGATCCCACACGGCCTGCTGGTCGGGCATCACGTCGGCAAGCGGCATGGTCTTGGGCTCCGCCGCTTCCATGCCCAGGCTCGCAGCGACCACCGGCCAGGTATTGCGCCAGCGCGCGGGGTCGCCGTTGGCGACGTTGAAGGCCTGGTTGGCCGCCGCGTCGGCCGTCGCGGCCCAGCTCGCAGCCGCGCCGATCTGCTGGGCATCGGCGATCTGGTGCAATGCATCGTAGGCGCCCGCGCTGCCTGGAAAGCGCAGCGGCAGCCCCAGCTCCTTGCAGAGAGCGGCGTAGATGCCGACCCCCAGCACCAGGTTCATCGGGTTGCCGACCGCGAAGCCGGAGACGAAAGGCGGAATGAGGTTGACCCACGACCATGCCTGCCCGCGCTGCGCCTGGCGCAGGAAGTCTTCCTGGTCGTAGTAGAAATTGGGCGGCAGTTGCCGCGCATCGCTCTCGCGGCACGGCGTGGAGACGGCGCCCCACTGGATACCGTAGAACTTGGCACCCGTGACCAGAACGATCTTCCGCAGGCCCGGTGCCGCGGTGCTCGCGGCGTCCACCACGTTGCGCAGCATGCCCAGGTTGGGCGCCACCTCGGCCGCCCGGCCGGGCGCCTGCTGGTAGGCCGCGTAGAAGACGTGGCTGATCCCCTCGTGCCGCGCGAAGGCCTTGCGGCATGCCTGCGCATCCATCAGGTCCACGGCGATGCCCTCGGTCCCGGGGATGCCACCTCCTCCCGAACGCGAAGCGCACAACACGCGCCAACCGTCGGCCACGAGCCGCTGTGCGATGCCCGTGCCCACGATCCCGCTGGCTCCGGCGACCAGCGCGACGGGTTGATTGGATTGCAAGGAACTCTCCGATTGATCAACTGGAATGGTTATACCATTTTAATCATCAGATCACGACCAGGAGCATCGCGCAAAGTCAATGCAGCAGGCGTCGAAGACGCTTCCCGCTGGCAGCAGCCTTCTTGGCATTCGGGTAAATAAGAGGATCTATCCATTGGTCCGTCCATTAGGCTATTGGGTCTACACCGCTCCCGAAGGACAGCCATGACCGACCGCCCTCTCGTCACCCGCAGAGCCGCCATCATCTCGGGCGGCCTGGCCGCCGCGTCGCTTGGCGCCATGCCGCTGGCCGGACTGGCGCAGGGCGCCTATCCGGAGAAGCCGATCACGCTGGTTTCGCCCTTCGGCGGCGCCGTCGACTTCCTGGCGCGCCTCATCGTCGTGCAGCTCAATCAGCGGCTCAACGGCAACGTCATCGTCGACCTGAAGCTCGGCGGCTCGGGCACCATCGGCCTGGCACACGTCGCCCGGGCCGCTCCGGACGGCTACACCATCGGCATGGGCACCAGCACGGCGCTGACCTCTGCGCCCCACCTGATCAAGAGCCCCGGCTACGACGTCGCGCGCTCGTTCACCTACCTGGGCCTGATCCAGACTTCGCGCCAGGTCCTCGTGGTGTCGCCGCAGCTCGGCGTCGACAACCTGGCCGAGTTCATCGCGCTCGCCAAGTCCAAGCCCGGCGCGCTGAACTTCGGCTCATCCGGCATCGGCAACAGCATTCACCTGGCCGCCGAAGAGTTCAACTCGGCCGTGGGTATCAAGGCCGTCCACATCCCGTTCAAGACCGGCCCGGAGACGGATGCGGCCATCATCGGCGGCGAGGTGCAATACACCTTCGCCTCCGTGCCCACCTCGCTGGGGCTGATCAACGCCGGCAAGCTCAAGCCGCTGGTGGTGACGGGCGAGAGCCGCGATCCGTCGCTGCCCGGCGTCCCTTCGCTCAAGGAGGCAGGGTCCCCGGCGGCGCTGCCCGACCAGCTCTTCGGCATGGTCGCTCCGGCCAACCTGCCGCCGGCGGTGCTGGCCAAGCTCGGCAAGGCCATCCAGGACATGCAGGCGGATCCGGTGTTCCAGGAGGCGGTGCGCAAAGGCGGCGGGATTCCGTCGCAGATCTATGGGGATGACTTCCGCAAGCTCGTGCTGGCGGACAGCACGCGTTGGGGGGAGCTGATCAAGCGGCTGGGGATCTTGCCGAGCTGAGGCCGCCTGGTGCGCGGCGCACTGGCAAGATTCGTTCAACCCCGCGCGGCGGACCTGGACGTCTTTTTGGCGGCCGCGGGTGGCCTGCCGAGCGTTCCGGCAATCGCCCCGGCGGCGCGCTGCAGCGCTCCCACGTACCCCATGCAGGTCTTCAGGCTCGCCCGGGACGACGGCGCATGCATTGCCACCGCCATCACGATCGAACCGTCGCTGGCCAGCACCGGCACGGCAATGGCGACCGAGTCGTCGAAGCGCTCCGAATCGTGCGTGCCGATGCCGGTCTTGCGTACCTTCGCGAGCTCCGCCGCCAGCGGTGCGAACGCGGTGATGGTCTTGGCGGTGAAGCGCTCATAGGGCTCGGGACCGAGCGCACGGCGCGCCTCCTCATCCGTCATGCGGCTGAGGAACAGCTTGCCGCTGGCCGTGCAGTGCAACGGGACGCGCGTGCCGGCCTCGAGGTGCAATCGCAGCGGATGCGCGGTTTCGACCCGATCCAGGTAGAGCACCTGGTTGTTCTCCAGCAGCGTGAGATTGCAGCTTTCTCCGATCTCGTCTACCGCGTCCTGCAGCGCCCGGTGCCACTGCACGCGCAACGCGTCGCTGCGCCACAGGTTCACCGCAAAGGAAGTCAGCCGTGGACCGATGGTGTAGCGCTTGCCGTCGACCTCGCGCCGAACGAGCCCCGCATTCATCATCAGGTGAAGGATGCGGTACACGGTGGGCTTGGGCAGGTGCAGTGCGGACGTCAGCGCGTCCAGGGACATCGGTCCGGACGATTCGACGATGCTTTCGAGCAGCGCAAACGCCCGTAGCGCGATGGATTCCGTGCTGGTACTGGTACTTGTTTCCGCCGAAGGCGACATGGCCGCTAGTCCTCCTGAGCGGAATTCTCCTCTACCGGCGCCAGCCGCCGACATCCCGTTGGACGATCGGTGCGGCGCGCTCATGACGAGAGCAAGACCCCGAGCGCAACAGCGAACATCAGCAACATTGTGAGCTGGCGGAAGCGCTGGTCGGAAAAGCGGGCGAACAGACGCGAACCCAGCAGGATGCCGATGGCGAACGGCACCGCCAGCAGCGCGGCCTGGCGCACGGTGGCGGCCGTGAGCAGGCCACCGACCCCGAGCATCGCGAGGCCGGCCGCCGAGATGACCACCACGTACAGCGTGAGATTGGCGCGCGTCACAGAAGCGGGGTCGGGGCCGGACAGCAGGTACAGGATGACCGGGGGCGCGCCGATGCTGGTCGCGCCCAGCATCGTGCCGCTGAGCGCACCGAGGCCAATGGAGGTGCC
Above is a window of Variovorax sp. RA8 DNA encoding:
- a CDS encoding Bug family tripartite tricarboxylate transporter substrate binding protein, with translation MTDRPLVTRRAAIISGGLAAASLGAMPLAGLAQGAYPEKPITLVSPFGGAVDFLARLIVVQLNQRLNGNVIVDLKLGGSGTIGLAHVARAAPDGYTIGMGTSTALTSAPHLIKSPGYDVARSFTYLGLIQTSRQVLVVSPQLGVDNLAEFIALAKSKPGALNFGSSGIGNSIHLAAEEFNSAVGIKAVHIPFKTGPETDAAIIGGEVQYTFASVPTSLGLINAGKLKPLVVTGESRDPSLPGVPSLKEAGSPAALPDQLFGMVAPANLPPAVLAKLGKAIQDMQADPVFQEAVRKGGGIPSQIYGDDFRKLVLADSTRWGELIKRLGILPS
- a CDS encoding EthD domain-containing protein, with amino-acid sequence MMLIKTLCLAASQPASAAADALERMAAQALRELPGLQQAQVNRVVRHVPTDYIENDRPYGGAVAQADDIDVSVDLHFADAAAARRAVESPAWAALMKDMQGVARVLFALDSEPNVPVPLRNGAVDGGFRRWLLLTRKAATREDFREAWFGRHASLVRHLPLLDGYVQNLVTARYDAAGRPVDHESLPIDGIAEVCFADEAAMNTSYASDARLPLKDDGRELNARVSTMLVEGRVVR
- a CDS encoding SDR family oxidoreductase, with the protein product MQSNQPVALVAGASGIVGTGIAQRLVADGWRVLCASRSGGGGIPGTEGIAVDLMDAQACRKAFARHEGISHVFYAAYQQAPGRAAEVAPNLGMLRNVVDAASTAAPGLRKIVLVTGAKFYGIQWGAVSTPCRESDARQLPPNFYYDQEDFLRQAQRGQAWSWVNLIPPFVSGFAVGNPMNLVLGVGIYAALCKELGLPLRFPGSAGAYDALHQIADAQQIGAAASWAATADAAANQAFNVANGDPARWRNTWPVVAASLGMEAAEPKTMPLADVMPDQQAVWDRIAQRQGLRSIDIATIVNWAWVDYMLRMSHDVVLETGKIRRAGFHACIETDRVFVQRLRELQEHKVIPQ
- a CDS encoding FAD-dependent oxidoreductase; this encodes MKTAGDGFDQTVDVVVIGTGAGGMAAAVAARKMGLEVLLLEKEPLYGGTTARSGGVLWIPNNPISTFKPEPDSMDDARTYLKYECGDFYDSERVEAFLANGPRMVDFFVRQTEVKLIALPEYPDYHAESPGGRMAGRSIMAAPLDGRELGEHIRSLRPPLKEITFVGMMFNSSAEVGHFFNATRSFKSAAYVAKRLMTHAIEMIFHGRAMRLTNGNALTARLAKSAFDLGIPMWLESPARALVRDGGRISGVVVGKADGSSVRVGARRGVVLAAGGFPQDVERRKKLFPHAPTGREHLSPAPPGNTGDGLRLAESVGGQVSAKLPNAAAWIPVSKVRRANGEAGVFPHLIDRYKPGIIAVNREGRRFTNESDSYHDMGMAMQKHCADGIEVAAWLIADHRTIRRYGLGFAKPFPLPLGGHLRSGYLLRGKTLGELAALAGIDGAALQKTVTDYNLGAEEGKDLQFRRGWRVYNRFLGDKTHRPNPCVAPVKDGPFYAVKVVMGDLGTFAGIRTDRFARVLDGEGRPVPGLFAAGNDNASVMGGGYPGGGITLGPAMTFGFVAAEFMAGHGASEAAAEARPSMTTA
- a CDS encoding IclR family transcriptional regulator produces the protein MSPSAETSTSTSTESIALRAFALLESIVESSGPMSLDALTSALHLPKPTVYRILHLMMNAGLVRREVDGKRYTIGPRLTSFAVNLWRSDALRVQWHRALQDAVDEIGESCNLTLLENNQVLYLDRVETAHPLRLHLEAGTRVPLHCTASGKLFLSRMTDEEARRALGPEPYERFTAKTITAFAPLAAELAKVRKTGIGTHDSERFDDSVAIAVPVLASDGSIVMAVAMHAPSSRASLKTCMGYVGALQRAAGAIAGTLGRPPAAAKKTSRSAARG
- a CDS encoding sugar phosphate isomerase/epimerase family protein — protein: MNARHRKTANLTLGFLTLGAKAAPLDTIDAAAQAGYGAAGPRVSGRYPGDAWPSVDADPSAFARIRAAAAEKGVRISSISGYYLSPQVRPAHLMANVEAARAVGAPMILQGCFEADHARVASLLRDYAAAAADAGIRIALEFMPMSELKTIGQAQAVIAASGAANAGLLIDTLHLARSGATAADVAALDPATIYLTQLSDAPAQLAAGSTLFDEAMSGRMVLGDGGLDLASVVNALPADAELELETPVVAHAGLSPAARARHAAEAARRFFDRHFPTAMEYER
- a CDS encoding SDR family NAD(P)-dependent oxidoreductase; the encoded protein is MSQPQTTFGADALRGRVAVITGAGGGLGGAMVARLAAMGARVAAVDLEAPGNPLAALSLACDITDEAAIEAMADAVKAAFGRCDILVNNAGIMAPVIPLEELPAEVWDRVMSVNLRGSFLCAKHLARMMLAQGSGAIVNLASIGARVPNDIGPYGPSKAGVLGLTHQMAVEWGPRGIRANSVSPGMIRTPMTEDFYRNEKLHQGRIKVVPARRIGRPDDIADAVAFLVSDAASYMNGQDIIIDGGFMRTALMNVQPAMFA